The genomic window ACCGATGTGTTGCTGGCTGCATCGCGACACGTCGAAGACGCCGATGTCGCAGCGGGTGCCGCGAGCATCGCGTCGGCCTTCGGCCATCTGCCGGGTCGCAATGAAACCGAGCCGCAGGCGCGCGCCGAGCGTGCGCGCGACAAGGAGCTGCTGAAGGCGCGTCTGGCGCGTCTGTGCACCAGGTCGCCGGCGCTGACGGAAGCCATCGCAGCGTCGGTCGACACGGTGAACAGCGATGACACTCGCGATCAGTTGCACGCGTTGATCGAAGCGCAGGCGTATCGCCTGGCTTACTGGCGCGTTGCGGCGGACGAGATCAACTACCGCCGCTTCTTCGACATCAACGATCTGGCCGCGTTGCGCATGGAGCGCGACGAGGTGTTCGAGGCCACGCAATCATTCGCGCTCGACCTGGCCGCAGCCGGCGTGGTGGACGGTCTGCGTATCGACCATCCCGATGGTCTGTACGACCCGGCGCGCTACTTCCTGCAATTGCAGCAAGGCTATGCGCGGCGGGCGCGCCTGACGTTGCCCGATGTCGATGCGCAGGGTCGACCGGCGCGCCCGCTCTATGTCGTCGCAGAGAAGATCGCGGCGGCCAACGAAGAGGTGCCGGAGAGCTGGCATGTGCACGGCACCACGGGCTACCGCTTTGCCAACGTCGCCAACGGCGTGCTGGTCGATGCCGCGGCGGGGCCTGAAGTCGAACGCATCTGGCGCGACTTCAGCGGTGTCGATGCGTGCTTCGAGGCGCTCTCGCATGTCGGCAAGCGCGACGTGATTCGCACCGCGCTGGCGTCCGAGCTCAACGTGCTCGCGACCGAGTTGGTGCGACTCGCGCGCGCCGATCGCAGCACGCGCGACTACACGCTCAACGCGCTGCGCCGCGCACTCGCCGAGGTCGCGGTGTGCCTGCCGGTGTACCGCACGTACTTCGTGCACAGCGCTTCGGAGCAAGACCAGCACTTCATCGCGCGCGCGGTGGAAGAGGCGCGGCGGCAGAGCCAGGACTCGGACTTGTCGGTGTTCGACTTCGTGCACCAGAGCCTGCTGGGCGAAGCCGTGCCGCTGGCATCGGCTGATCTGCAAGGGCGCGTGCACCACTTCGCGCGGCGCTTCCAGCAGTTCAGCGCACCGGTGTCGGCGAAGGGGGTCGAAGACACGGCCTTCTACCGTTACTTTCCGCTGAGTTCGCTGAACGAAGTGGGCGGCGAGCCGGGCACCTTCGGGATGACGGTGACCGAGTTTCACAGCGCCAGTGCCGACCGCGCGCTGCGCTGGCCGCACACCATGCTGGCGACGTCCACGCACGACAACAAGCGCTCCGAAGACGTGCGCAATCGCATCGACGTTCTTTCGGAAATGCCGGCTGCGTGGCAGGCCGCGTTGACGCGATGGTCGGAGATGAACCAGCGCGTGCGCGACCGGCTTCAAGCCGAAGGCGCGCCGAGCGATTCACCTTCGCGTGCCGACGAATACCTGCTCTACCAAACCCTGCTCGGCACGCTGCCGCCCGATGGACTCGAGGATGAAACGCTCGCGCCGTATGCCGAGCGCATCGTGCAATACCTCTTGAAGGCGGCGCGCGAATCCAAATCGCACACGCGATGGACCGCGCCCGACGAGGCCTACGAAGCGGCGCTCGAAGGCTTCATACGCGAACTGCTGGCCGGCGTTCAGGGCAACGTGTTTCTGCGCGATTTGCAGGCTTTTGGCGATACCGTGGCCTGGCTCGGCGCGTGGAACAGCATCACGCTGATGTTGCTCAAGTACGGCTCGCCGGGCGTTCCCGATCTGTACCAGGGCAACGAGTTGATGGACCTGAGCCTGGTCGATCCGGACAACCGCCGACCGGTCGACTACGACTGCCGGCAACGCTGGCTGCAACAGCTCGATGACTTGCCGCAAGGGCGGGGCCTGGCCGATGAAGTGGGCTCGCTGGCACGTGCACCGCACGATGGCCGGGCCAAGCTGTGGGTGGTGCGGCGCCTCCTGGCATTGCGTCGCGACAAGTCTGCTTTGTTCCGCGACGGCGGGTATGCCGCGCTCGGCATCGACGGTCCGAAGTCCGAGCATGCATTGGCGTTCGAGCGGCGGCTCGACGACGATGTGCTCATCGTCGCGGCGGTGCGCCGATTCGCAGGGCTCACTGCGACGACCGGGCCGGACAGCGGCGTACCTGCATTGCCGGGTGGCGAGGTCTGGCAGGGCACGGTGCTTCGTCTGCCGAATGCGCCTGAAGGCAGCGCGTGGGAAAACTTGTTGACCGGCGAACGCCTGGTCGTCGAGCAAGGCGCGCTGCAGCTCTCATCGTTGTTCGGCAAGTTCCCCGGTGCGGCGCTCGTGCCGTGGTCGGATCGTTCGGCCTGAAGCGTCGATGCTTCAGGAGATGCCGGGCGTCACAGCAAGTCGCTCGGCACGAACCAGGAGAAGAACAGCAGCTTGAGCCGCACGATCATGCTGGCCTCGGGCTCGTCGTTGAAGACGTCGCCCGTGCCGTCGGTGCTGAACCACTGAACCTGATCGGTGCCGGGCTTCAGCGCCAGCCGGTAAACCCCCTGTGCTTCGTCGATCTGGAACGCTTCGATCAGTTGGTGCGCAAGCTCGAAGCTTTGCACCCGCACGCCCAACTCGGTGTTGAGCCGGGCCGAGCGCGGATCGAAATTCATCGAGCCGACCAGCACCGATTCGCGATCGATCAGCGCAAGTTTGGCGTGCAAGCGGCCACGCGATTGTGCGAACGTCTTGCGCAAGTTGAGGCTGCGCTTGATCTGCGCCGAGCTGACTTCGTACAGCTCGACGCCGAGCTTGAGCATCGCGACCCGGTAGTTGTTGTAGTTGATGTTGACCAGTGGCTCGTCGGTATCGGCGAGCGAATTGGTTCCGACGGTCATGCTCACGCCGCGGTCGCGCAGCTGCCGCATCTGCGCGAGGCCCGCGTCGCCGGGAATGAAATAGGGCGAGATCACCACGATGTCCGAGCGGGCGCTGTCGAAGAGCGCGTGCGTGCGCTCGGCCAGCGTTTGCGGCGTGCTGAAGCGGCCGGTGATGGAGCTGCCGCTGCCTTCGTCGAGTGCCTTCAACGGACTGTCGGCGGCGGCTTGGGCGCTGGCACGGATGAGGTCGAGGCGGCCCTGCGCCAAGGCGACGCCGATGGGCGCATCGCCGAACATGTCGGCGTCGGGCACGGGCGCCGGTTCTGGTGCCGAAGACGGCGCAGTCAGCACGTCGAAGTTGGCGCGCAGCTGTTCTCGCGAGGCGTGTGGCACGGCAATGCGCGCCAACGAATAGACCACCTCGCTGTTCCAGTAGGTGTCGAAGAGCGCCGAAAGTTCGGTCACGACCGACCCGGCCATCATCAGGTCGAGGTCGATGAAGTTGTCGCCGGCACCGCGCAGGAAGTACTCGTCGGCGAGATTGCGACCGCCCGCGATCGCCATCGCGCCGTCGGCCACGAAGAGCTTGTTGTGCATCCGGTGGTTGAGTCGTCGGAACTCGCTTGCAAAGCTGATCCAGCGCGTCGCCATGCTCTCGCGGCCGGAAGCGAAAGGGTTGAACAGGCGCACTTCGACATTCGGGTAAGACGCCAGGCCGAGGAGCATCGGATCGAGGCCGCCCGTGTAGAAATCGTCCAGCAGCAAGCGCACCCGTACACCGCGCAAGGCGGCGTTACGCAGTTCTCGCAAGATCAATTTGCCGGTCTTGTCGTTGCCGAGCAGGTAGTACTGCAGATCGAGCGACGACTGTGCGCGGCGGATGAGTTGCAGCCGCGCATCGAGAGCGAACTCGGGTTGCGGCAAGGCACGAATGCCCGACAGCGCGGTGCTCCCGTCGGGAGGCTCGGCACGGTAGGGCGCGGTGAGGCGCCCCAGTTCGGTCGTGGTCGATACCGCGATTGCATGCACCGGTGGCGCGGTCGAGGGCGCGGGCAAACCGGCACAGGCGTTGAGCAGCAGCACGCCGAGGGCGAATGACCAGCGCCAGAGCGACGAGCCGCAGTGAAAGACGATGCGCATGCAGTTCCGGCGGTTGAAGACAATCTAGACGATGAAGGGGTCGGGATCGAAGTGGCCCGGGAACCGGAGCATATGCGGGTCTAGACACCTGCAGCAAAATCGATCGGATGAAACGACACATCCTGAAGGTCGCCGCTTTCCAGTCGATCACTGCGCTGCTGGCGCAAGGGCTCGTGAGTGTGCCGGCCGGTGCCCAGACCGCGGCGGATACGGCGCCCGCGCTGCCCACGTTGCCCGCAATCACCGTATCGACGCCCCGTGGCGCCGCCTCGCCTTTCGATGTCGCCGGCTCGGTCGACCGGGTCGAAGGCAGCGATCTGCGCAACGACAAGCTGCAGGTCAACCTCTCTGAAAGTCTGGGCGCGGTGCCCGGCCTGCTGGTGCAGAACCGCCAGAACTATGCGCAAGACCTGCAGTTGTCCATACGCGGCTTCGGTGCCCGATCGACCTTCGGCGTGCGTGGGGTGCGCATCTACGTCGACGGCATTCCGGCCACGTTGCCGGACGGGCAAGGTCAGACGTCGAACATCGACATCGGCTCGGTCGATCGCGTCGAGGTGCTGCGCGGACCTTTCTCGGCGCTCTACGGCAACTCGTCGGGCGGCGTGATGCAGGTGTTCACCGAAAACGGAGCGGGACCACCCAAGCTCAGCTATTCGTTTGCCGCTGGCGCCTACGGTGCGTTGCGCCAAAGCACGATGGTCAGCGGCTCGTCCGGCGCCGTCGATTACTTGCTGAGCGGCAGCCACTTCAGCATCGATGGTTACCGCGCGCACAGCGCTGCGCAACGCGACATCGTCAACGGCAAGCTGGGCATCGCGCTGGACAACGGCGACAAGCTCACGCTGGTGGTCAACAGCGTCCACTTGAAGGCACAGGACGCACTCGGTCTCACGGCGGACCAGTACGCGATGGCGCCCCGCAGCGCGCCACTCGCGGTGCAATACGACACGCGCAAGACGGTCGATCAGACCCAGGCTGGCCTGACCTACGAGCGGCGCATCGACGCGTCGCAAACGTTGCGCCTGATGGTCTACACGGGCGAGCGAAAGACGACGCAGTTTCAGGCGATCCCGCCATCGGCTCAATTGAACCCGCTGCAGTCGGGCGGCGTGATCAATCTGGCACGCGATTACGGCGGCATCGACTTGCGCTGGTCTGCCAAGCTACAACTGGCCGACCGTCCCTTCGACATCGTCGCGGGCCTGGCGTACGACAGCCTGCGCGAATGGCGTACGGGCTATGAAAACTACATCGGTCGCATCACGGCGCCCATCCTCGGCGTGCAGGGCCGGCTGCGTCGCAACGAGCGCAACACCGTGTGGAACCTGGACCCCTACGCGCAGGCGACGTGGCAGTTCGCCGAGCGCTGGACGCTCGAAGCCGGCGTGCGACGCAGTGCGGTGCACTTCGATTCGCAAGACCGCTACATCATCGGCGCCAACGGCAATGACAGCGGCAGCGCCCGGTACGAAAAGACCTTGCCTGTCGTGTCACTGCGCTACGAGGTGACACCGGATGTGGCGGTGTACACCTCGGCCGGCCGAGGTTTCGAGACGCCGACGCTCAACGAGCTGTCGTACCGCGCTGGCGGCGCCAGCGGACTCAACTTCGCGTTGCAGCCGGCCGTCAACGACAGCGTGGAAGTAGGGGCCAAGGCCAAGGTCGGCGGTGGGTTGCTGACCGCCGCGTTGTTCCGCACCGGCACGCGGGACGAAATCGTCACCAACACCAACATCGGCGGTCGCGCCACCTTTCAGAACGCGGGGCGTACCCGTCGCGATGGGTTCGAGTTGGGATGGCAACACGAGACCGCGAACTATTGGCGCACGCAGCTCGCCTACACCTTGCTCGACGCGCGTTACCGGGATCAGTTCTGCTCGCCGTCACCTTGTGCCGCGAACAACACCGTGGCGGCCGGCAATCGAATACCTGGCATCGCGAGACAGTCGGTCTTCGCGTCGTTCGGCTGGGCGCCTCCGGAGGGCTGGCATGCGGGTGCGGAGCTGCGGGCACTGAGCCGCATCCAGGCCAACGATGTCAACAACGCGCGCGCGCCAGGCTACATGCTGGCCGCACTCGAAGCGGGCTATGCGAAGCGGCTCGAGCATTGGGAGTTGAACGCGTTCGCGCGGGTCGACAACCTGTTCAACCGACGCTATGTCGGCTCGGTCATCGTGAACGAAGGCAATGCGCGGTACTACGAACCGGCGCCCGGGCGTAACTGGACGGTGGGCGCGGGCGCTTCCTATCGCTTCTGAGGCGATGCGCGCCGGCTTGCAACGCCGGCAATGGGCTGCGAGTTGCAGGGACAAGGCGGCTGTGAGTCCCGCACACCAGCGCCACAGGCTAGGCTGCAACGCGAGTCCGCAATCCGGAGCTGTCGATGACCGCGGTGACTTTCCGAGCCTGACGTTCCAACTTTTTAAAGACCTTCTATGCCAGACGACGAACGCTGTTGCGGAACCGGTACCTGCATCATCGATGCGCGGGGCCACTGCTGGTGCGGCCAACAATGGGACGGAGAAAAAATGTGCCGTCCCAGCCAGCTCGAAGCACCCTCTGGCACGCCCGAAGCGCCGCAAAAGCAGCTGGGCACCCAAGCAGAATCCTCTTGACCGCAACTGTCCCGCTGGGCCCGACCCGTTGGGCACAGGCGCTTGGCTACGGTGGTTTGATGCCGTTCGTCGGGCTTGCGTTGGCGGTCTGGCTGCTGGGGCCGACCGACCGTGCCCGCAGCCTTTCAGCTCTGGTGGCCTACGGCGCTTCCATCCTCGGTTTTTTGGGTGCCGTCCACTGGGGCCTTGTCATGCGCGATGCGTCGGGTGGTCGGTCGACGGGTTCGCTCGTGTGGGGCGTGACACCCGCCCTGGTCGCCTGGATTGCGTTGCTGATCGACCCTGTGACGGGTCTCTGGATGGTCGCCGCCGGACTGTGGGCCTGTTTTGCGGTGGACAGCGTGACGTACCCGCACTTCGGAGTTCGCGGCTGGTTGCCGATGCGTCTGGCGCTGACCGTGGTCGCGAGTCTTTGCTGCGCTGCGGGTGCGATCAAGGTGATGCAATGAACGAAGCCGCGATGCCAAGTCTCAGCGATGCCGATATCTCCCGCATCGTCGAAATGGCCTGGGAGGATCGCACCGCATTCGAGGCGATCGCGCTGCAGTTCGGTCTGAACGACTCGGCGGTCGTCGCCCTCATGAGGCGTCAGTTGAAGCCCGCCTCGTTCAGGACGTGGCGCAAACGAATGGCCGGCCGGGTGACCAAACATGCGGCGCTGCGCAGCGCCGAAGTGCAGCGCCACCGCGCGACCCACACGCGGCAGTAGCTGACGTAGCGGGAGTTACCCGCCGCAGCTCGTCGTAAGCCCGCCTTACAGGCCGGCCGCTGCCCGCAGCTTGGGCGCGATGCTGGTGTTTTCCCAGGTGAACTCGGGCTCTTCGCGGCCGAAGTGGCCGTAGGCGGCAGTCTTCTGGTAGATCGGGCGGAGCAGGTCGAGCATCTGGATGATCCCCTTCGGACGCAGGTCGAAATGCTCGCGCACCAGGGCGGCTATCTTCTCGTCGGAGATCAGGCCCGTGCCTTCGGTGTAGACCGTGATGTTCATCGGCTCGGCCACGCCGATCGCATAGGCCACCTGGATCTGGCATTGCCGCGCGATGCCGGCGGCCACGATGTTCTTGGCCACGTAACGCGCGGCGTAGGCGGCCGAGCGGTCGACCTTCGACGGGTCCTTGCCCGAGAACGCGCCACCGCCGTGCGGGCAGGCGCCGCCGTAGGTGTCGACGATGATCTTTCGTCCTGTCAGGCCGCAATCGCCTTGCGGGCCGCCGATGACAAAGCGGCCGGTCGGATTGATCAGGTATCGGGTGTTCTTCAGCCATTCCTTCGGTAGCACCGGCTTGATGATCTCTTCGATGATGGCTTCGGTGAACGAGGCCTTCATCTTGGTTTGCGTCTCGCTCTGGTCGGGATGGTGCTGGGTGGAAAGCACCACGGTGTCGATGCTGTGCGGCTTGCCATCGAGGTAGCGCATGGTCACCTGGCTCTTGGCATCGGGGCGCAGGAAAGGCAGACGGCCGTCCTTGCGCAATTGCGCCTGGCGTTCCACGAGGCGGTGTGCGTAGTAGATGGGCGCGGGCATCAGCTCGGGCGTCTCGTCGCAGGCGTAGCCGAACATCAGGCCCTGGTCACCGGCGCCGGTGTTCAGGTGGTCGTCCGATGCGTGGTCGACGCCTTGCGCGATGTCGTTGGACTGCTTGTCGTAGCAGACCATCACGGCGCAACCCTTGTAGTCGATGCCGTACTCGGTGTTGTCGTAGCCGATGCGCTTGATAGTGTCGCGCGCCACCTGGATGTAGTCGACGTGCGCGTTGGTGGTGATCTCGCCGGCGAGCACCACCAGGCCGGTGTTGGTCAGCGTTTCAGCGGCGACCCGGCTGCGCGGGTCCTGCTCGAAAATCGCATCGAGGATCGCGTCAGAAATCTGGTCGGCAACCTTGTCGGGGTGGCCTTCGGAGACGGATTCGGAAGTGAAGAGAAAGTCGTTCGCCATTTTTTGAAACTCCATCAAAGTTGAAAAGGCGCGTTGCCGATTCCTTTGGGATCTCTGGCGAACGCTTTAGCAGAATGCCGATATGGCAATGCACAATCGCTCGGCGCTTGTGCGTGTCGCCCTGCAAGTAGTTCCATTAACTCAGCGACAATTTGAATTCTATTCGAGCTGCGCCGAGTGCGCATCGCCTGTGAATTTCATGTGCCGATGCGCAGGCTTCGTGTTTCAAAACCCCCCTCGTTTTCGATGATCACTCTGTTCCGCCTGCTCGCCCGCGTGCCGCTGCCATGGATGCATCGGATCGGCGCGGGGCTGGGCTGGCTGGTGTATGCGTGCTCTCCGACTTACCGCGGGCGCATGAAGGCCAACGCCGAGGCGGCGGGTTTCACGCGTGCGCAATACCGGCCTGCCATCGGCGCGGCCGGAAAGATGGTCGCGGAGCTGCCGTGGCTCTGGCTGCGACCACCCGGCGTCAGTGTGCTGACGCGTGTGCGCTGGTTCAATGAAGACGTGTTCGAGCAGGCACTCGCCACGGGGCGCGGCGTCATTCTCGCGACGCCCCATGTCGGCAGCTGGGAGATGATCGGCCAAGCCATCGCGGAGCGCTTCGCACCGGAGCACGGGCCGCTCACCGTGCTGTACCGCCCGGCGCGCAAGGCCTGGCTTGCGGACCTCACCGCAGGGTCGCGCGACCGGCCCGGCCTGAAGGCGCTGCCCACCACGCTGGCCGGCGTGCGCGGCCTGATGCGCGTGATGCGCAGCGGCGGCTACACCGGCCTGTTGCCCGACCAGGTGCCACCGCAAGGGCAGGGCGTGTGGGCGCCGTTCTTCGGCCGGCCGGCCTACACCATGACCTTGCTGGCGCGCCTTGCGCAGCAGACCGGCGCGCAGGTCCTCATGACCTGGTGTGAACGGCTGCCCGATGCGCGTTTTGTGATCCACTTCGAGGCAGTCGATGCGCCCGCGTTGCACGACGCTGGCGCGACACCCGAGGCCGCCGCCACTGCAATGAATGAGACCTTGATGCGACTGATCGAACGACTGCCCGGACAGTACCTTTGGGGCTATGGCCGCTACAAGCGACCGAGGGACGAAGCGTGAGCCTCGGTGCCAAGCTCGGCATCGGCTTCATGCGCATGCTGGCGCACGTGCCGTTGCCATTGATTCGCGGTTTCGGTGCCGCCATGGGCGTCTTGCTGCACACCGTCGCGCGACCGCGGCGGCACGTGGTCGACGTCAACCTGAAGCTCTGCTTTCCGGACTGGACGCCGCAACGGCGCCGCCGCGTGGCGCGCGAAACCTTCGTACATGTGGCACAGGCCTGGCTCGACCGCAGCTGGCTGTGGCATGCGCCGCTCGCGGTGGTCCAGGCGCGGTTGAATCTGCACGGCGCCTTGAGCGAGCTCGAAGGCGAGGCGCCGACCATCGTGTTCGCGCCGCACTTCTGCGGGCTCGATGCGGGCGGCACGGCGCTGTCGATCGGCGTTCCGCGTCCATGGACTTCGATCTTCACGCCGCAGCGCAATCCGCTCATCAACGACTGGCTGGAGGTGGGCCGCACGCGCTTTCATCGCGAGGTGCGGGTGTTCGATCGCACCTCGGGCGTGAAGCCGATCGTGAGCGGCTTGCGCAAGGGCGGCTTGTTGTACCTGTTACCCGACATGAATTTTGGGCCGCAGGAGTCGATCTTCGTGCCGTTTTACGGGGTGCCGGCGGCCACTGTGCCGTCGCTGTCGCGCTTCGCCCGGCTGGGTCGCGCGAAGATCGTGCCGGTGCTCTCGCGGATGACGAAGACCGGCTACGACATCGAAGTGCTCCCGTCGTGGCAGAACTTTCCGACCGACGACGTGGAGGCCGATACCGCCTTGATGAACAAGCGTCTCGAAGGCTACATAGACACCATGCCGTCGCAGTATTACTGGGTACACCGGCGTTTCAAGACGCGGCCTGACGGCGAGCCCGCGGTCTATTGACCGCTGGGTCGCGGGCTATCGATTCAGGAAAGTCTCGATCTCCCGTGCCACCAGCGCAGGCTGCTCGTGGACGATCCAGTGGGTCGCGTTCGGCACCTTCTTGACCGTCAGATTCGGCACGTAGTCTTCAAGCCCATCGAGCAGGCCCGGCAGCAGCGCGGCATCGTCGAGCGCCCAGAAGACGAAGGTCGGCACATCCACGGTGAAGCGCTCGCGCGGCAGCACGGGGATGCTGTCGATCCAACCCCCTGCCGCATCGGGCAAAGGCGGCTTCATCGGTGTCACGCGGTACAGGTTGCAGGCACCGGTCAGTCCGGCGCTCCACACCTCGCGGTACTGGTCCTTGACCGCTTCGGTGAGCCAGCCGAAGCCGTCCGGGCCTGCCTTCATCAAAGTGAAGAACGGCCACATGCGCTTGAAGTCGTCGGCTGACAGCAAAACCTCGGCATCGGGCCGCGACAGGAAGTGCATGTAGGCACTGGCCTTCTGCTGCGCCGGGTTGTCGCGCAACTCCCGCATGAAGGTGCCGGGATGCGGTGAATTGATGATGACCAGCTTGCCGACCTGCGCCGGAAAGGCGTTGCCGTAACCCCATGCGAACGCGCCGCCCCAGTCGTGCGCGACCAGCGCGGCCATGCTGCCGTCGGCGCTTTCGGTCGCGACGAGTTGCTGGATGTCCTGGATCAACAGATGCGCCTTGTAACTGGCCACGTCGGTTGGTGCGCTGGATTTCTCGAAGCCTCGCAGATTGGGCGCGACACAGCGATAACCACCGTGCGCATCGCTCGAAAAATACGCGAGCAACTCGTCCCAGATGAACGCTGCCTCCGGGAAGCCGTGCAGAAATACCATCAAGGGCCGTCCCGGCTTGCCGGCGGCCCGGCAACTCAGCGTGGTGCCGTTGGGCAAGGTGCGTTGAAAGGTCTCGATCATCAGTTCGTCTCCTGTTGTTTTGACTCAGTCTGGATCGGCAGGCGCCTCTTTCGCCGCCGGCTCGGGCACTTCAGGATGTGCCCATCGCCAGATCAACTCGGCCGCCTCGCCGACGCCCTGTTTCTTCAGGGCAGAAAACAGTTTGACCTCGCCGCCGCCGCTCTGCAGTCGCGCAATCGACAGTGCCTTTGCGCCTTCGGAGCGGGTCAGCTTGTCGGATTTGGTGAGCAGCACGAGAAACTTCAGCCCTTCGGCGACGCGGGGCCGAATCACGTCGAGCAGGATCTCGTCGAGTTCGGTCAGGCCGTGCCGCGGGTCGCACATCAGCACGACGCCGCGCAGCGTTTCGCGCGTCATGAGGTAGTTGCCCATCACGCGTTGCCATCGCAGCTTGGCTTCTTTGGGCACGGCTGCGTAGCCGTAGCCGGGCAGGTCGGCCAGCACGGCATCGTCTACCTTTTGCTTGCCCAGACCGAAGAGGTTGATGTGCTGGGTGCGCCCCGGCGTCTTCGATGCGAAGGCCAGCCGCGTTTGCTGCGTCAACGTGTTGATGGCAGTGGACTTGCCTGCGTTGGAGCGCCCGACGAAAGCGAATTCCGGGAGGTCGAGCGGCGGCAAGTGTTCCAGTTGCGGTGCACTGGTCAGGAAATGGGCGGTGTGCAGCCAGCCGAGCGCGATGCGTTCGCGTTCGGCGGTTGCGGGGTCCGGGCCGGGCCGGGTGTGGGCCGGCTTCGGCGAAGGGGTGGTCATCTGTAGGCTTTCGGAACGGGGCGCCATTGTAGAATCGCGGCGTTTTGCGCCATAAATTCGAGCCCCTGATATGAAGTTTGTTGCCCATTTTCTGCTTGCAGCCCTCCTGGGCATCGCCGTCAGTTCGAGCTTCGCTGCAGATGAGCCCGCGGCCGCGCCGGCCAAGCCAGCCAAGCCGGATCTGGTCAAAGGCGAGGCGGCGTTCGCTGCCAAGGCCTGCGCTTCGTGCCATAACGCGGACGGTAACTCGGCGGTGCCGGCCAACCCCAAGCTGGCGCAACAACACCCGGAGTATTTGTACAAGCAGTTGGTCGAGTTCAAGGCCGGCAAGCGCAAGAACGCGGTCATGCAGGGAATGGCCGCCACGTTGAGCGACGATGAAATGCGTGACATCGCGTGGTTCATGGGCTCCATAAAAATGAAGCCAGGCTTCGCGAAAGACAAGGCAACGGTCGCACTTGGAGAAAAGATCTATCGCGGCGGCATCGCCGATCGCCAGATTCCAGCTTGCGCCGGTTGCCACAGTCCCGATGGTGCGGGTATTCCCGCACAGTACCCGCGGCTCGGAGGCCAGCACGCCGACTACATCGCGACCGAACTCACCATGTTTCGCGATAACGTCCGCACGAACAGTATCCAGATGACGGGTGTCGCTGCCAAGCTTAACGACCGCGAGATCAAGGCTGTGTCTGATTACATTGCCGGATTGCGCTGAACTTGCCCCCAGGTTG from Variovorax sp. PAMC28562 includes these protein-coding regions:
- a CDS encoding phospholipase D family protein; protein product: MRIVFHCGSSLWRWSFALGVLLLNACAGLPAPSTAPPVHAIAVSTTTELGRLTAPYRAEPPDGSTALSGIRALPQPEFALDARLQLIRRAQSSLDLQYYLLGNDKTGKLILRELRNAALRGVRVRLLLDDFYTGGLDPMLLGLASYPNVEVRLFNPFASGRESMATRWISFASEFRRLNHRMHNKLFVADGAMAIAGGRNLADEYFLRGAGDNFIDLDLMMAGSVVTELSALFDTYWNSEVVYSLARIAVPHASREQLRANFDVLTAPSSAPEPAPVPDADMFGDAPIGVALAQGRLDLIRASAQAAADSPLKALDEGSGSSITGRFSTPQTLAERTHALFDSARSDIVVISPYFIPGDAGLAQMRQLRDRGVSMTVGTNSLADTDEPLVNINYNNYRVAMLKLGVELYEVSSAQIKRSLNLRKTFAQSRGRLHAKLALIDRESVLVGSMNFDPRSARLNTELGVRVQSFELAHQLIEAFQIDEAQGVYRLALKPGTDQVQWFSTDGTGDVFNDEPEASMIVRLKLLFFSWFVPSDLL
- a CDS encoding TonB-dependent receptor domain-containing protein; this translates as MKVAAFQSITALLAQGLVSVPAGAQTAADTAPALPTLPAITVSTPRGAASPFDVAGSVDRVEGSDLRNDKLQVNLSESLGAVPGLLVQNRQNYAQDLQLSIRGFGARSTFGVRGVRIYVDGIPATLPDGQGQTSNIDIGSVDRVEVLRGPFSALYGNSSGGVMQVFTENGAGPPKLSYSFAAGAYGALRQSTMVSGSSGAVDYLLSGSHFSIDGYRAHSAAQRDIVNGKLGIALDNGDKLTLVVNSVHLKAQDALGLTADQYAMAPRSAPLAVQYDTRKTVDQTQAGLTYERRIDASQTLRLMVYTGERKTTQFQAIPPSAQLNPLQSGGVINLARDYGGIDLRWSAKLQLADRPFDIVAGLAYDSLREWRTGYENYIGRITAPILGVQGRLRRNERNTVWNLDPYAQATWQFAERWTLEAGVRRSAVHFDSQDRYIIGANGNDSGSARYEKTLPVVSLRYEVTPDVAVYTSAGRGFETPTLNELSYRAGGASGLNFALQPAVNDSVEVGAKAKVGGGLLTAALFRTGTRDEIVTNTNIGGRATFQNAGRTRRDGFELGWQHETANYWRTQLAYTLLDARYRDQFCSPSPCAANNTVAAGNRIPGIARQSVFASFGWAPPEGWHAGAELRALSRIQANDVNNARAPGYMLAALEAGYAKRLEHWELNAFARVDNLFNRRYVGSVIVNEGNARYYEPAPGRNWTVGAGASYRF
- a CDS encoding DUF3429 domain-containing protein, producing MTATVPLGPTRWAQALGYGGLMPFVGLALAVWLLGPTDRARSLSALVAYGASILGFLGAVHWGLVMRDASGGRSTGSLVWGVTPALVAWIALLIDPVTGLWMVAAGLWACFAVDSVTYPHFGVRGWLPMRLALTVVASLCCAAGAIKVMQ
- a CDS encoding TIGR03643 family protein encodes the protein MNEAAMPSLSDADISRIVEMAWEDRTAFEAIALQFGLNDSAVVALMRRQLKPASFRTWRKRMAGRVTKHAALRSAEVQRHRATHTRQ
- the metK gene encoding methionine adenosyltransferase — protein: MANDFLFTSESVSEGHPDKVADQISDAILDAIFEQDPRSRVAAETLTNTGLVVLAGEITTNAHVDYIQVARDTIKRIGYDNTEYGIDYKGCAVMVCYDKQSNDIAQGVDHASDDHLNTGAGDQGLMFGYACDETPELMPAPIYYAHRLVERQAQLRKDGRLPFLRPDAKSQVTMRYLDGKPHSIDTVVLSTQHHPDQSETQTKMKASFTEAIIEEIIKPVLPKEWLKNTRYLINPTGRFVIGGPQGDCGLTGRKIIVDTYGGACPHGGGAFSGKDPSKVDRSAAYAARYVAKNIVAAGIARQCQIQVAYAIGVAEPMNITVYTEGTGLISDEKIAALVREHFDLRPKGIIQMLDLLRPIYQKTAAYGHFGREEPEFTWENTSIAPKLRAAAGL
- a CDS encoding lysophospholipid acyltransferase family protein, which encodes MITLFRLLARVPLPWMHRIGAGLGWLVYACSPTYRGRMKANAEAAGFTRAQYRPAIGAAGKMVAELPWLWLRPPGVSVLTRVRWFNEDVFEQALATGRGVILATPHVGSWEMIGQAIAERFAPEHGPLTVLYRPARKAWLADLTAGSRDRPGLKALPTTLAGVRGLMRVMRSGGYTGLLPDQVPPQGQGVWAPFFGRPAYTMTLLARLAQQTGAQVLMTWCERLPDARFVIHFEAVDAPALHDAGATPEAAATAMNETLMRLIERLPGQYLWGYGRYKRPRDEA
- a CDS encoding lipid A biosynthesis acyltransferase — translated: MSLGAKLGIGFMRMLAHVPLPLIRGFGAAMGVLLHTVARPRRHVVDVNLKLCFPDWTPQRRRRVARETFVHVAQAWLDRSWLWHAPLAVVQARLNLHGALSELEGEAPTIVFAPHFCGLDAGGTALSIGVPRPWTSIFTPQRNPLINDWLEVGRTRFHREVRVFDRTSGVKPIVSGLRKGGLLYLLPDMNFGPQESIFVPFYGVPAATVPSLSRFARLGRAKIVPVLSRMTKTGYDIEVLPSWQNFPTDDVEADTALMNKRLEGYIDTMPSQYYWVHRRFKTRPDGEPAVY